From the Methanobacterium sp. CWC-01 genome, the window CCGGATCAGGATTAGTTCCTGAAGTTCTTCTCCAATGAGAAGTTGGTACATCTTATCCGGGTCCCGGTGGTTGAGCCGTGACCCGAAACGTTCCCTGAAATCATCACGATCCAGGATCACCTCCCCCTGGTCCAGGATCAGATCGGAGAGTTGTATCCGTCGAGAACTTAAAAGGTGCTCAAAGAAGATCCACTTAACAGTTTCCTGGCTTAAAAGCTCCTGTAAAGTTTTTAGCACGAGTTCAACACGATCCCGGCTGTTTAACTCTTCCAACCGATTCTGGATCAGGCTGCCCTGGGATTCCACCATCAAACGACTCTCACGAGAATTAGGTCCGAATTTAACCCCTATAGCCTGGGAGAGAAGGTAAAAAGAGATGATATCATATTTTTCGATATCTTCCTGGAACAGAAATGCAAATTTTCGGTAATTGAAGTTAGGATCGTTACGTTTTTTTACATACCATTCCAATCGTTTAAGGGCCAGTTCTAGATAATTGCGGGGGATATCCTGGTCCCGCGATATATCCTGTGATTTACTACGGGTAACCAGCTCTATAAGCTCGGAGTTATCATTTATCAGGGTCTCAAGACTTCCCAACTGCCTTACTCTTTCCCGGCCCTCAATGGAGAGTGGATTTATAAAAGAAACCCCTACCATGATCTGATCTTGGTTTTCTAAAATAAAGTACTTGATGTATTGGCGAGGTGTCAAATTTTAAGGTGACAAATTTATATATACAAATATGAACAAAGGGAGATTTACCTTTTAATCAGTACTTATACTTTTTAAAATTATAAAATACGTTTTATGAGTTTATTGAGATTTAAAACCTGTATATGGGAGGAATAAATTTGAATAAGGTCTTTATCACCTGTGCTTTACCCTACGCCAATGGTCCCTGTCACCTGGGACACCTTAGATCAACCTACATACCCGCCGATATTTACGCCCGTTACAACCGTATGAAGGGTCGTGAAGTTCTTTTTGTCTGTGCCACCGACGAACATGGCACTCCCATTGCGGTGAAGGCTGAAAATGAGGGTAAGCCCCCGGTGGAGATTGCTGGACGTTACTATGAGATGATTAAAAGTGACCTGGATGCCTGCCATATCTCCTTCGACAACTTCTCCCGCACCACGGACCCCCTGCACTATCAGATCGCCCAGAACTTCTTTTTAGACCTTTACCAAAAGGGCTTCATCTACGAAGAAACTATAGAGCAACTTTACTGTTCGGAATGTGATCGTTTCCTCCCGGACAGGTATGTGGAGGGGAGCTGTCCCCAGTGCCAGGCGGAAGGGGCCAGGGGCGATCATTGCGAGTCCTGCGGTCGGCATTTAGACCCCCTGGAACTGTTAAATCCTACCTGTCTTATTTGTGACTCCAAGCCACAAGTTAGAGAGTCCAAACACTACTTCTTTAAGCTCACCCACTTCCAGAAACAGGTTCAGGAATGGATTGAATCTAATCCCGAACTCCCGGCAAATGTTCGTAACTACGCCCTGCAGTGGGTTAAGGAGGGACTTAAGGACTGGATCCTCACCCGAGATATGGAGTGGGGCATACCGGTGCCCCTGGAAGGTGCAGAGGGTAAGATCATATACGTGTGGGGTGAGGCTTTCCTGGGTTACATCTCCTCGGCGGCACAGTGGGCCCGGAAAGAAGGTAAAGCCTGGGAGCCTTACTGGGATGATGGTGCCGTGCATTTCATTGGCAAGGACATAATATACCATCACAGCATATTCTGGCCATCCCTGCTTCTGGGTTACGGATGTAAACTTCCCCGCACCATAGTAGCCGGGGAGTACCTATCTCTGGAGGGACTTAAAATGTCCACCAGTAAAAATTGGGTTATATGGGCCTCTGAATTCATGAAAAAATTTGATTACAATCTTTTAAGATATTATCTGGTTGCCAACGCCCCCCTCACCAGGGACACTGATTTTTCCTGGGATGACTTTCAGAGGAGAGTTAACGATGAACTGGCAGATATTCTGGGGAACTTTCTGCACCGAACCTTCTCCTTCACCCACCGCTTCTATGGAGGAAAGATTCCCCAGCCAGAAAAATGGAATGACACTGACCGGGCCCTGGAAGAACAGTTGAAAGCCCTGCCGGAAAGGGTTTCCGGGCATCTGGACAACTACCACTTCCGGGAGGGACTGCGGGAGATCATAGGCCTGGCTAAGGCTGGTAATAAATACTTCAACGACCATGAGCCCTGGAAGACCGTGAAGTCCAACCCCCAGGAGGCAGCCACCTGCCTGTATCTTTGTAACCAGGCGGCTAAGGCCATGGCCATCCTTTTATTCCCCTACCTTCCTGGTAAAGCCCAAGATATAATGGATATCCTGAACCTGGATGGATATGAGTTTAATTGGGATGATGCAGCCCAATTTATACCAGCAGAACATGAACTAGCCCCTGCTAAACCTTTATTCCCAAAAATAGATGATGAAGTAATTGAAAAAGAGAAGGAAGCTCTTTATGAAAATTTAGAGGAGAAAGAAGTTATGGATCTTATAAGTATTGAAGACTTTGCCCGAATGGACCTGCGGGTGGGTATGATTACTGGAGCAGAAACTGTGAAAGGCTCAGAAAACCTGCTGAAGTTGTTGGTGGATCTTAAATATAAACATATACAGGTGGTGGCTGGACTGGCCAAGAAGTACCAGCCAGCCGAGCTTATAAATCAGAAGGTAATTGTGCTGGTCAACCTCAAGCCAGCCAAGCTCTTTGGAATAAAATCAGAGGGCATGGTTCTGGCCACCCAGGACAGTCTCAACCTATTAAACCCCGGGAACGCCGAGGTGGGTGAAGGAATTAAATGAATGAATCCCTTCTTATTAGTCGGGCCGAGAAATTTTTATCCCAGATACCGGGATTTAATGGGGAGCTGGCCATTGATGCCAAATCCTTCCTAAAAATATATTGGCAGTTTAAGGATAACCTGGACACCCTTTACGAGTTTAGGGATAATATGGAGCTCAAGGGTTATAAGGCCCCCTACCGATCCTTGAAGTATGCTAGGGCGCAGTCTTCTGAGATGAAGATGGATGACCTCCATGATGTGAGCCGTCATACCCAGTTTTTTCGTATGCGGGCCGCTGCCAAGAAGAATATTTTAGACCGGGTTAAATCTGCCATAGCCTCGCATAAAATTGGCTTGGGCCACCTTGAAGAATATGCTATAGTTACCTGTAATTCCTGCCAGGCCCGTTACCGTGGGCATGAATTGAGCAAACTGAACCCGGCTGAATGTGAGTGCGGCTCTTCCCAGTTTAACATAACCATTAGTAATGACGGGATTTACCGGTTAGGTATTCTTAATTACCTTCCTCTCTCCGGGGATTACATGGTTAAAATGTCGGAACTATCGCCCCTTGGGAGAGAGGCCTTTCGGGGTTTGGTACGCCTTCTAAAACAGGAAAAACGCGGTATTGTTAAAACCCTTTCCATGGTTATTAAAGTAATGGAGGATGGTCGTTGGGTTCGTAAACGGGTTAATATCGACGCCCAGGAACAGTTGAACTATGAGAGGAAGATCAGGGAAACCTATGGGAAAAATGCCCGCATCGAGTTCATGCAGTTTCACCGGAAAAGACCGGCAATCATCAATGATAAGCACGTTCAAACCGCCCTGGCCCTGGGATATGTGGGGCACTCCGAAAATCTTGGAAAATCACTGCTACCCCTACTTCTGCAGCAAAAACTTAAAAATGAAAATAATTTACAAACCTATGATGCTTCTCTTAAAAAGGCAGAGGGTATGGCTAAAGATCAGAAGGAATGGGATGGAGATGGAAACCTCCAGGAAGATCTTTTAATGGAGATACTCCAGGAAGAAGGCCTGGCTGATAGTAAGGGCCAGATGAATCATGACTTGAAAGAGGATCTGCAGCTGAGGGATAAACTGCAAAAAGAGATTTTTCTGGAAATTCCCAGGGCTCTAATACTATGGGACCTGATGCGCTACTATTTATCCACGTCCTTCGACCGTCGCAGCAAACACTCCGGTCCCTTCCCCTATTTAAGACCATCACTGGATATTAATCAATTGAAAGCATTCCATGAATTCCCATCCCGAACTGCCAACAATATGAAAGGCGTTTTAGATGAAAATATTGAACCAATACTGAACATGGATAAGATCATATCCTTCAAGTTCTCTATGGAGAAAAAGACCCATGGTTTACATATTAAAATGGATCCAGCCATGGGGGCGGCTATTTTAAATATCAGGGGACAGGTTTCTATTCCCAGAGCTGCCCAGATCTTTGATGTTACGCTCCAAGAGGTAAAAAAACAGAAATCCAACCTGGTTACCCTCCAGAAGCCAACCACCCGCAAAGCCCAGAAGTTTCTGGAACTGGTCCGGGGATGATCCAAGATTACAGGATAAATAAAGATGTATATTGATGATGGGTGAGTATGGTGGAGGAAGTTTATGTGTCCCAGCCCCTGACTATCCAGCGGATTATGGAGCTTTTAGAGCTGCACCCGGATCTGGTGAAGATTAAATGTCCGCCCAGTTTGTACGTCCGTACCTCACCCAAATATCTGGATGCTCTTGAAAATCTGGGGGTAATAGTAGAACCAGAAAAAAGAAGTGGAAGACCACCTAAATATGGTGATAAAGAAGTTAAACGGATAAATGAACTTCTCTCCCAGGGTAAAACACCACGGGAGATAGCCCATGAAACTGACATCCCCTTAAAAAGCATCTACCACCTCATCCAGAAAACATTGACCCCTGGTCGACCCCGAAAGTATGATGATGAAACTGTGAATAGGGTGAAGGAACTCCATAAGTCAGGAATGAGTGCCAGGGTAATAGCTGAGCAACTGGACATTCCCCTGCGGAGTGTGTACTTTTTGATGAAAAGATGATCAATTTATAGATTGGTGAGTAGTAATGTTGATGAAATATCTTCTTAAGGTGATTGGAGTATGGACCTCAACGTCATAACCCAGTATCAGGGCCTCTTAATTTCCTCCAGTATCTGTGGAATTGTGGCCTTTTTAATTACCTTCTTAAGCATGCCCCGGCTCATAAGGAAGCTTAAAGGTGCTGAGATAGTGGGTCGAGATATACACAAACCCAGCAAGCCACTGGTAGCGGAGATGGGTGGTATTGGGATCTTATTCGGTTTCGCCATAGGAATGTTTTTGGGAGTTTATTTATATCCCCAATTTCAGGAACAACTTATTGTGAGCCTGCTGGTAATTTTACTGGTGGGTATTGTGGGGATGGTGGATGATCTGGTGCAGCTTTCCTCCCGGGAGAAGTTAATACTGCTCTGGCTGGCGGGATTACCCCTAATCTGGATCGCACCACCGAATGTAGGCCTGATCTACATGCTGTCCATGCCTTTTGCCGTTACCATCGCATCCAACCTTACCAACATGCTGGCTGGTTTGAATGGTATCGAATCCGGATTAGGAGCCATTGCCATGACTTCTCTCTCGGTTTCTTGCATTATCATGGGCAAAATAGATGTGGCCTTAATCAGCATGGCCATGCTAGGAGCACTCCTGGCCTTCTTATATTACAACCGCCACCCCTCCCGGGTTTTTCCAGGGGACGTGGGCACCCTCATCATTGGAGCCACCATCGTGGTGGTGGCATTTATTGGACGGGTTAAGATTATTGCTCTTATCGTACTCCTACCCAACATCATTGATAGTTTGCTCAAATTTTACAGTGTGGGGGTTATGGAACGACAGAACCACCAACCCACCCAGGTAGGACAGGATGGTAAACTGCAAGTGCCAGAAGGGGGTTTTAACTCCCTGATACGCTGGATTTTGAGACGTCCCATGGAAGAAAAGAACGTGGTGATACTGGTGTGGGGTATTGGTATGTTCTTTGGATTACTGGGAATCTTACTGGCCTATTTCTTAAAAAACAGTTTAATCTAATGTTTTAATGGTTTTATGCGTAAAAGGTCAACACCATTTAACATCGGCAGTGGTGTAATAATACCTGTAAGAAAAAACCGGATTAAATGCATTGTTGGTCATGTAATCAGTCTTGAAAGAGCCTGATATACTTTTACGCACATAATAGTTTATGCGTTCCCCCATGCAGTTTTTGTCGTCCTGGTTTTTTAGGGTGGGATCAGATGCATGTACTCTGATCTGTATTTTGGTTCTCTGATACACCGAATTATATCCTTGATTATTGTATTCAACTTTAAGGATTTGGATTTTGGATGGTAAAAGCAAGCGCTGGTTTTTATGGGTATAATTGGAGAAAGCCTGATCCGGGTAAAAGGCCAGACTGTCCAGATTAGCACCCTGGGTGGCACCATTGCGTGCCGCGGCCATGGCTATAGTGAGTTCACTGGATTCACTGGTTAATGAACCAAATAATAACACCATCAGGGGGATCATCGCCACTATCAGCATAAATTCAATGGAAATCTGTGCTCTGCTATCCATCATCTTCCTCCTTGTTAGTTTTTTTAGAGTTTCTCACTAATAACCAGGAAGTGGTTTCCATCCTTATCCCTCTGGTGGGTGATCCTGTAGGTAACGGTGGGGTAGAGGAATATTTGTTCCTCAGTATGCTTGGGGCCAGTGACTCTGGGCACAGAAGACGAGCTGAAGCAAATTCGATTATCCATATCCACAAATACTCCAGATGAGTTAACCTTTACCAGGTAGTCCATCCCATCAATTTCTGCTGGAATTTCCACCATAATTTCATGACCCTCCCCACCAGAATATGCATCTTCCAGTGATTGTGCAACTCTTTCTGCAATTATCCTGGCTTCAGCTGCTTCCCGGGTTAGATGAGCGGTTTCAGACCTCTCTTCAACAATTCCAATTATTCCTGTCAGGATTAGGAGGAATACCACCGTTGTTAACAATAGCTCCACACTCATCATACTATTAAATATATATGTAATACGTATTAATAATATATATTGCTAAGGTATTACTAAGGTGATGTAGATGGGAAGTGAAAAATTTGACCTATTGATACACTTCGACAGCAACAGGAACAGGTGGAATGGCCAGGAACTCATAGGAATACTAGAACTAGAAAAATTACTCCAAAATAGAGGAGTAGATTTTTTTATTAAGGAATCAGAGTTTCCCAACACGGTAATGGTGGAAATGGAAAATAATCCCCTGGAAACCTACCATTTCCTGCGTGAAAGCCCTACTAAAATTATATCCCGGGCCATATACATAGAAAGTACAGTTGAAACCTGCGGTAACCAAATAACAGAACGGGCAGTTAACTGCATCGGATCTAAGGCTCGTCCAGGAGAGACCTTCACAGTACGCTGCTACCTGAGGAAGCGAAGATATATTAATTCCTGCCAGAAACTAATAATCAGGATTGAAAATGAAATCCTTGGTAGGTGTAAACTCCAGTTAGATCATGAGAAACCGCGATGGATTGTTCATCTAGAATTTTTAGGTGAAAAAACAGGCATAACGGTTCTGGAAAGTGGATAAAGCCATGATTACGGGTTTATAGGTTTAAAAATGTACCGGATCATAAGATTTAAAGGTGGAGTATACAGGTTCGATGAACTGGCTGAATACTTGGAAGATGCCGGTGGAATGCTCTTTCAGGAAGATCGAATGCACATAATCCGGGGGAGCTCTTTTATCAGGGAGGAGTTGCAGGTCATGATGATCATCCCTCCTGATGAAGTGGAACATGTTAAATCCCTAGCTGAGGGAATAAAAGGCCAGATAGAGGAAGATCTAAACCTGGATCCACAAAAAGAACTGGAAATGTTCCATTACTTTTATCTGTACCACGCCCTTAGTCAGGCAGGTGGATGGATGAATCTATCCATGATTAAGGATTTAACCGATGCGCTATACCATGCAGAAGATCCACTTCCAGATTTGGTCTATTTAAATTATTTTAGCGAATCATCTCGCCCGGAAGACTTTAAAAAGTCCCTGGATATCATGTGCAGACTGCAGTTACTGGAAGTCCGGGATGAAACGGGTGAACCAGAATACCGGATAAAAAAAGATTAGATGTGATTTATTGATAATCCGGGGTGAATATTTAGTAACTATTGGGATAATGGCCATAATCCTGGGAATCTTTGTCTTAATTGTGGGATCACTCCTCCTTTCTCCGGCCAAAGGTGAAGAGTCAACTAAGAGCACTTCACAAGTACGTGGTGGGGGAGTGGTGATGATTGGACCCATACCCATCATCTTTGGTACTGATAAAGGAAGTGCCATGGTGATGGTGATACTGGCCATCATCCTGATGGTGGTATCCTACCTGATTTTCTACCGGTGATAGGGATTTTTGAACGTATCACATTTTTTTCTAGATAATGAAAAAGGCTTATATTTTAAAAACCCATATCTAAAAAGAATAAATAATAAAATCAAAGAGTTTGTCTTAAGAGTGATGATATGAAGATTTCTGTGGTTATCCCCGCCCTTAATGAAGAAGGTATTGTTGGAAAAACAGTGCAGTCAATACCCCAAGAGAAATTAGAGGAAATGGGCCTGGAAACCGAGATAATTGTGGTGGATAACGCATCCACGGATAATACTGCCAGGGAGGCTGAAGAAGCCGGAGCCAGAGTTATTCACGAATGCCATCGTGGATACGGCAATGCTTATAGGAGAGGTCTTAACGAAGCCACTGGAGATATTATCTTAATGGGGGATGCAGATGGCACCTATCCCCTCAGTGAAGCTTATGAATTTATCCAGCCTATTATCAATGATGGCAAAGAATTTGTAATGGGATCCCGGTTAAAAGGAGACATAAAAAAGGGAGCCATGCCACCTCTTCATCGATATATTGGCAACCCATTTCTCACCTGGGTGCTGAATATATTATTTAAAACTGGAATCTCTGATGCCCATTGTGGTATGAGGGCCATGACCAGTGAGGCCTGGAAAAAGTTAGGCCTTAGAACGGCGGGAATGGAATTCGCCTCAGAGATGGTCATCGAAGCATCCCGGAAAAAGTTAAGAATAGCCGAAGTCCCCATTACCTATTACCCTAGAGAGGGGGAATCGAAGCTCAGCTCATTTTCAGATGGCTGGAGACACCTCCGATTCATGATGCTATACCGTCCCGGGCCCTTCCTGCTCATTCCAGGAGTTATTGCTCTGGTGGTAGGTGTAACCCTGGCCTCCTTTGTATGGTTTGCCGGCCAATCCCGGATGCACTCCCTGATCCTAGGCAGCCTGTTACTTCTCATCGGTTATCAATTGCTGCTTTCCTGGCTCTATTTTGGGGCTTTCGCCGAATCCTACGGTGTCACTTCTTCTCGATTAAAAAAGAAGCTCATAAGCTACCATTCCCTAGAAAAGGAACTGCTTCTGGGGCTTTTACTCCTGCTTTGTGGAGTAATAATTGGTCTTAACGTGCTTTATAACTGGAGTGCCGGGGGTTTTGGTGCCCTATCCCAGATACAGCAGGCCATGATTGCCATGATACTGTCCATTCTAGGCATCCAAACCATATTCTCAGGCATGTTCTTGAGCTTACTGTTACTGAATAAGGATGAAAAGATTAAATTAGATAAGAACTAGTTCAAGATCCGAGTATGTTATTTATTTAATCAGGAGTTTTTTAAAATGAAAATAGCCTTCATCTACGACGTTGCCTATCCCTGGGTAACTGGAGGGGCGGAGATGAGGGTATACGAAGTGGCTAGGCGACTGGCTTTCCAGGGACATGAGGTGCACTGGTACACCCTGGGCTGGTGGTGGGACGAAATTAACCAGGAAGATCTGGTGAAAGATGGAATAATATTCCATGGAGTTTCAAAGCCCATCTCCATCTACAGTGGGAGTCGCAGATCCATAAAAGAGGCCATTTATTTCGCATTAAAACTTTTAAGACCGTTATTCAGGGAAAAATTTGATGTGGTGGACTGTCAGGGCTTTCCCTTCTTTTCCTGCTTCACTGCCTGGTTCCACTCTCTAGTTGGACGTTCCCGACTGATTATAACTCTCCATGAGGTGTGGGGAGAATACTGGTACCGTTACCTGGGAAGGATGGGTGTCCTGGGTAGGGTGGTAGAAAAGTTGATGGTCCACCTGACCAGTAATCTCATTACTGTGTCTTACAGAACCTTCCAGGATTTGCAGAAGCAGCGAAAGATTGATGCCCGGATAATTCCCAACGGCCTGGATTTTGAAAGAATACAAGGATTAAAACCATCCCCCCAGGTATCAGATGTCATATTTGCAGGCCGTCTAATCCCAGAAAAGGGTGTGGATCTTCTGATCCGAGCCCTGCCACTGGTGAAAGAGGTTCATCCTGATCTGAAATGTTTTATAACTGGAGACGGTCCAGAACGTGATAATCTTGAATTATTAGCTTCGGAACTCCAGTTGAAAAGGAATATAAAATTCACCGGCTTTCTAAAGGACCACAATGAACTTCTAAAGATTATGAAGTCATCCCAGGTCTTCGTGTTTCCCAGTAAGAGAGAAGGGTTTGGTATGGTAGTCCTGGAAGCCAATGCCTGTGGATTGCCAGTGGTGGTGGTTGAACATCCCATGAATGCTGCAGTAGAGCTGGTAAAGAATAATCAAAACGGCTTTATCGTTGAAGGATCTGAAGTTGCCCTGGCTGATGGAATCATCACTGGATTAAAAAATAAGAAAAACTTGGAAGCGGCGTGTGTTGAATTTGCCCGAGGCTATGATTGGGATGAGATAGTGCTGAACCTGGAGGATTTCTACCAGGAGGTTATTAAATCCACCTGATTTACCGAATTTACCATATAAGTCCCAATCAATATTTTAGCGTGCCTATACAAAGTGACCATTATGAAGATACTGCAAACTCCAGTTAGATTCTATCCCTTTACCGGTGGTGTGGAAAACTACGTATATTATCTATCCCGGGAACTGGTTAAAGCCGGGAATGGAGTGGAAGTAATCTGTGCTAATGAACCCCCATCACTTGACGAAGATACTGTGGATGGTATTAAAGTAAAAAGATTGTCTTATACCGGTAAAATTGCAAACACCAATATCACGCCCCATCTCCCACTCTCACTATCCAGAATAGACTGTGATCTAATACATACCCACATACCCACTCCCTGGAGTGCTGATTGGAGTGCCTTCTATTCTAAAATAAAGAAAAAGCCTTTAATTGTCACCTACCATAATGACATCATCGGCAGAGGCCTTGCAAATTCAATTGCACAGGTTTATAATGCCACTGCCCTCAAAATAGTACTTAGACAGGCTGAAAAGATAGTTATAACCCAAGCGGGTTATCTGCAGTCCTCTTCCCATTTAAAAAATTATGAGGATAAACTGGAAGTTATACCCACCGGGGTTGATTTGGATAAATTCGGGCCTGAAGCTCAAAAAGAAGAAAACACAATTTTCTTCCTGAGCCTTCTTGATGAATTTCACAAGTACAAGGGGTTGGAATATTTATTAAAGGCTATCTTAATTGTTAAAAAAGAAATTCCAGGTGTTAAATTAATTATAGGTGGAAAGGGCGTTCTTTTAAACTTCTACCAGGATCTGGTTTATTCCTGGGGATTGGAAGCCAACGTTGACTTTGCAGGATTCATACCCGACAAAAAAATAGCTGAATATTACAGTAAAGCCAATGTTTTTGTGCTGCCATCCATATCATCACTCCAGGAAGGTTTTGGAATAGTGGCCCTGGAGGCACTGGCCTGCCAAACACCAGTGATCACCACTAAAATAGTGGGTGTGGCTGCTGATTTAGAAAAAGTCCAGGCCGGAATGGTAGTCCCATCCAAAGACCCACAAAAACTTGCAGCTGGAATAATTCAAATACTTCAGGATGGAAAGTTACAGAAGGGGATGGGAACCAGAGGGAGAAAACTGGTGGAAGAAAAATACACCTGGCAGAGCGTTGCCTTAAAAATGGAAAAACTATATAATACCATTATATCAAATAAAACCTAAATTCAAGCTATTTTTAATCCCTCAAAATCTCGAATTACAAAAGCAATAAATCATAAAATCCAATATCCAAATTGAGGGTGTAAGAGATGAAATAGAAGTCTTCCAGTCATCAGGTGAACAAAGGATGTTTGAATCAAGTAAGCTCAATATCAAAAATTTCATGGCAATACTGCTTTTAATGCTTCTTTTAATAGATTTGTCCATCATCCTAGACTTGTTTATATTAAAACCGGTTTTAAGCTTTTTATTTTTCAGCATTGTTCCTGGTTTATTGATATATTTAGTCATAAAGCCCACACAAATGGACTTTTTAAAAAAAATCGTCTTGTGGGTGGGTTTGAGCATTTTTTTCCTGATGAGTGTGGGTCTTTTACTCAACACCATATATCCGCTGGTCCCTGAACCATTATCCTTAGCACCCGTACTGATATCCTTAAACGTTGTTTTAATTGTTTTAGCCATTGTGGCTTACTGGCGGAATAAAGATGACTTTGAAATTACTGATGCTTTTAATTTTAAGATGAATTTAGAGGATAAATTAATTTCTCCCCTGATATTTCCTTTTTTATTACCGTTACTGGCCATTCTGGGAACTTACCTTATGAACATCAGCCAGAATAATATCCTGCTTTTAATCATGCTGTTCTTGATACCATTATACCTAATTGCCATTGTTTACTTGCAAAAAAGGGTTCACTGGGCTACATATCCTTTGGCATTGTGGTTAATTAGCCTCAGCTTGCTTTTAATGTACGGTTTGACCTCCTCCTACCTCATGGGCCGGGATGTCCATCTGGAGTACTACTGTTTCCAGTTAAGTCTTTCCAACTTCCACTGGGATCTTAATGCATATTATAATGCTTACAATGCCTGTATCAGTGTAAACATTCTACCCCTCATCTACCATGTGCTTTCGGGAGTGCAGGGAGAGTATATCTTTAAAGTTTTCATGGCCTTTATAGGCTCCATAATTCCACTGATCGTCTACCTGGTGGCAAATAAATACATCTCCAGGAGATATGCCTTCTTTGCTGGAATTCTCTTTGTTTTTCAGCTATTCTTCATCAGTTTATTAGGTGCAGTACGGCAGGAGATTGCCATTCTCTTTTTCTTCCTGACCATCATGGTGGTATTTGACTTTGAAATCAATAAATCAGCCCAAAAGGTACTAACTGTGATCTTCATTGTTTCCACTCTTATCTCCCATTATTCCACAGCTTACGTGGCCTTCGTGCTCATCTTGCCCATATTACTCTTACCATTCTTTAAGGGTTTGTTTAAAGACCGGAAACTGGTCTTCACCAACATGGATATCATCCTTATCTCCCTGACCTTCATATTGATTTGGTACTTCCTGGTGGCCAAGGTTCAGTTTGCCAGTGGAGCACAGGTAGTGGGCAGAACCGTGGCGGCGGCTGCAGCCGGGGGTGGTGGAACAACATCGGCACTAATATCCACCCGGGGAGCTTACGTACTCGGTGTTCTGGGTGTGGTTCTTAAATCACTTCCCAACACCATCAGCGTCCTGGTCCACGACGCTATGTTTGCCACTATACTGGTGGGCCTTTACACCCTCCTACGCAAATATAAATACTATAGATCAAAATTCGGGACCCAATTTTTACTGGGAATAGTAATATCCATAAGTCTTCTGGTTTTATTCGTGGCCCTGCCCTACATATCCATTGCCTACGATGCCTCCCGGTTATTCTTCCAGTTGATCATATTTCTAGCACCGGTTTTTATCATTGGCTGCATAACCATTGCTAGATGGATAAAAAAACCAGAATGGGATGTGGTAGTAATTTTAATTCTCTTAATTTCCCTGTTTACCTGTGTAACCTACCTACATTATAGCCTACTAGGCACTCCCTACTCTGCACAGTACGAAAATGAC encodes:
- the metG gene encoding methionine--tRNA ligase, whose amino-acid sequence is MNKVFITCALPYANGPCHLGHLRSTYIPADIYARYNRMKGREVLFVCATDEHGTPIAVKAENEGKPPVEIAGRYYEMIKSDLDACHISFDNFSRTTDPLHYQIAQNFFLDLYQKGFIYEETIEQLYCSECDRFLPDRYVEGSCPQCQAEGARGDHCESCGRHLDPLELLNPTCLICDSKPQVRESKHYFFKLTHFQKQVQEWIESNPELPANVRNYALQWVKEGLKDWILTRDMEWGIPVPLEGAEGKIIYVWGEAFLGYISSAAQWARKEGKAWEPYWDDGAVHFIGKDIIYHHSIFWPSLLLGYGCKLPRTIVAGEYLSLEGLKMSTSKNWVIWASEFMKKFDYNLLRYYLVANAPLTRDTDFSWDDFQRRVNDELADILGNFLHRTFSFTHRFYGGKIPQPEKWNDTDRALEEQLKALPERVSGHLDNYHFREGLREIIGLAKAGNKYFNDHEPWKTVKSNPQEAATCLYLCNQAAKAMAILLFPYLPGKAQDIMDILNLDGYEFNWDDAAQFIPAEHELAPAKPLFPKIDDEVIEKEKEALYENLEEKEVMDLISIEDFARMDLRVGMITGAETVKGSENLLKLLVDLKYKHIQVVAGLAKKYQPAELINQKVIVLVNLKPAKLFGIKSEGMVLATQDSLNLLNPGNAEVGEGIK
- a CDS encoding DUF530 domain-containing protein, producing MNESLLISRAEKFLSQIPGFNGELAIDAKSFLKIYWQFKDNLDTLYEFRDNMELKGYKAPYRSLKYARAQSSEMKMDDLHDVSRHTQFFRMRAAAKKNILDRVKSAIASHKIGLGHLEEYAIVTCNSCQARYRGHELSKLNPAECECGSSQFNITISNDGIYRLGILNYLPLSGDYMVKMSELSPLGREAFRGLVRLLKQEKRGIVKTLSMVIKVMEDGRWVRKRVNIDAQEQLNYERKIRETYGKNARIEFMQFHRKRPAIINDKHVQTALALGYVGHSENLGKSLLPLLLQQKLKNENNLQTYDASLKKAEGMAKDQKEWDGDGNLQEDLLMEILQEEGLADSKGQMNHDLKEDLQLRDKLQKEIFLEIPRALILWDLMRYYLSTSFDRRSKHSGPFPYLRPSLDINQLKAFHEFPSRTANNMKGVLDENIEPILNMDKIISFKFSMEKKTHGLHIKMDPAMGAAILNIRGQVSIPRAAQIFDVTLQEVKKQKSNLVTLQKPTTRKAQKFLELVRG
- a CDS encoding helix-turn-helix domain-containing protein, which translates into the protein MVEEVYVSQPLTIQRIMELLELHPDLVKIKCPPSLYVRTSPKYLDALENLGVIVEPEKRSGRPPKYGDKEVKRINELLSQGKTPREIAHETDIPLKSIYHLIQKTLTPGRPRKYDDETVNRVKELHKSGMSARVIAEQLDIPLRSVYFLMKR
- a CDS encoding MraY family glycosyltransferase; its protein translation is MDLNVITQYQGLLISSSICGIVAFLITFLSMPRLIRKLKGAEIVGRDIHKPSKPLVAEMGGIGILFGFAIGMFLGVYLYPQFQEQLIVSLLVILLVGIVGMVDDLVQLSSREKLILLWLAGLPLIWIAPPNVGLIYMLSMPFAVTIASNLTNMLAGLNGIESGLGAIAMTSLSVSCIIMGKIDVALISMAMLGALLAFLYYNRHPSRVFPGDVGTLIIGATIVVVAFIGRVKIIALIVLLPNIIDSLLKFYSVGVMERQNHQPTQVGQDGKLQVPEGGFNSLIRWILRRPMEEKNVVILVWGIGMFFGLLGILLAYFLKNSLI
- a CDS encoding THUMP domain-containing protein, whose translation is MGSEKFDLLIHFDSNRNRWNGQELIGILELEKLLQNRGVDFFIKESEFPNTVMVEMENNPLETYHFLRESPTKIISRAIYIESTVETCGNQITERAVNCIGSKARPGETFTVRCYLRKRRYINSCQKLIIRIENEILGRCKLQLDHEKPRWIVHLEFLGEKTGITVLESG
- a CDS encoding methyl-coenzyme M reductase family protein: MYRIIRFKGGVYRFDELAEYLEDAGGMLFQEDRMHIIRGSSFIREELQVMMIIPPDEVEHVKSLAEGIKGQIEEDLNLDPQKELEMFHYFYLYHALSQAGGWMNLSMIKDLTDALYHAEDPLPDLVYLNYFSESSRPEDFKKSLDIMCRLQLLEVRDETGEPEYRIKKD